Within Actinomycetota bacterium, the genomic segment CCGCGAGGCGAAGGCCCTGATCGGGCGGGCACCCGCCGAGTCCACGGCCGACTGGCTCCGACGCGCCGGCTACTCGTCGGCGTTCCGCGATGACTTCCTGCTGCCGATGGTCGCGTGCATCTGGTCCTCGAACCTGCGGCAGATGCTCTCCTATCCGGCGGCGACGATGGCCGGCTTCCTCGACAACCACGGTCTGCTCGATCTCGGGAACCGTCCACAGTGGCGCACGGTGACGGGCGGCAGCCGGGAGTACGTGCGCCGGGTCGCCGCGAGCCTCGACGACGTCCGACTCGCCACGCCGATCGCCTCGGTGCAGCGCGAGGCCGACTCGGTGCTCGTCCGCGATCCGAACGGACATGCGGAGCGCTTCGACCACGTGGTCGTCGCGACGCACGCCGATACCGCGCTGGCGATGCTCGGCCGCGACGCCACACCCGAGGAGCGGGGCCTGCTCAGTGCCTTCCGCTACCAGGAGAACCTCGCCGTGCTCCACTACGACCCGGCAACCATGCCGCAGCGACGCCGGGCGTGGTCGAGCTGGAACTACCAGGCGCGCGAGCGTAGCCTCGAGGGCGAGCGAGCCGTCTCACTTACGTACTGGATGAACCTGCTGCAGAACCTCGACACCGAGCGTCCGGTGTTCGTCACGCTGAACCCGATCGAGGAACCGCGCGATCGGATCACATCGTTCGTCTACCACCACCCCCAGTACGATCGGGCGTCCGTCGACGCCCAGTCGGCGCTGCCGTCGGTGCAGGGGGTGCGCCGCACATGGTTCTGCGGCAGCTACTGCGGATACGGGTTCCACGAGGACGGGCTGCGCGCCGGCCTGGGGGTCGCCGCGAGCCTCGGAGCTCCCGCGCCGTGGACGACCGAGCCGCGCGTGCCGGCCGACGTCTCGACGATCGAACCCGAACCGGTTCCCGTCGGATGACCGTGCACAGCGCCCTCTACCTCGGCACCGTGATGCACGAGCGATCGTTCCCCCGTCGGCATCGTCTGTCGTACGGGGTCTGGTACCTGCTCGCCGACCTCGACGAGCTGCCCGAGCTCGACCGGCGGGTGCCCGGCTTCGGGTTGAACCGGCCGGCGCCGGTGAGCTTCCACGAGGTCGACCATGGGGCGCGCGACGGATCGCCGCTGCGCCCGTGGATCGAGGGACGGCTCGCCGAGGGGGGCGTCGATATCGAGGGCGGGCCCGTGCGCGTCCTCACGTTCCCTCGCGTCTTCGGCTACGCGTTCAACCCGATCTCGGTGTGGTTCTGCCATGGACCCGACGGCGACCTGCGCGCGATCCTCTACGAGGTCTCGAACACCTTCGGGGAATGGCACGACTACCTCGTGCCCGTCTCCCCCGGCGACGTGACCGGCAACGGCCGGGGGCGCAGCGTGCGGACGGTCTTCGACAAGGAGCTGTTCGTCTCGCCCTTCATCGACATGGCCGCGACGTACGACTTCTCCACGCGCGTGCCGGACGAGCGGGTCTCCGTCGTGGTGCGGGAGACCGCGGCCGGCGGCCGGGTGCTGGTGGCTACGCTGGGTGCACGCCGCCGGCCGCTCACCGGGCGCTCGCTGGTGTCGGTGCTGCTCCGCTACCCGCTGGTCACCGTGAAGGTGATCGGAGGGATCCACTGGGAGGCGCTGAAGCTGTGGCGCAAGGGCGCACCATACCGCCGGCGAGGGGCGCCACCCGCCTCGCCGATGACGGTGGTGCACGGCGCCAACCGCCCGGCCCGGGTGCCTTCCGGCATGGGTTCGGACCGGGGTACGCTCGTGCGATGAACGCGCTCGTCGGTGCCGCCGAGCGACGCATCCTCGACATCGTCGGGGCGCGTGTCCGCGCGGGACGGGCTTCGATCACGCTCCCCGACGGCACGCACCGCCTGTACGATGGTCGCGATCCAGGGCCGGCCGCGCACGTCACGCTGCATCGGTGGCGGCCGCTCCGGCTCGTCACCACGACCGGCGCGATCGGCCTCGCCGACGCCTACGTGCGCGGCGATTACGACGTCGACGACCTCGAGGCGTTCCTCGAGCTGTGCGCCCTCCATCTCGAGCCGCGATACCGCGACCCGGTGCCGGCGTGGCTCCACCGCTTCGGACGGTGGGCGTGGCGAGTGCTCGGAGATCCGTCGCGGCCGCGCGGACCGCTCACCGACATCGTGCAGCACTACGATCTCGGCAACGACTTCTACGCCGAGTGGCTCGACGAGACGATGACGTACTCCTCGGGCATCTTCGACGCGGGCGATTCGCTTGCCGACGCGCAGCGGCGGAAGTACCGGCGGCTCGCCGCCCGCACGGGGGTTCAGGAAGGCGATCACGTGCTGGAGATCGGCTCGGGCTGGGGCGGGTTCGCGGTGTACCTGGCCGGCGAGCTCGGCTGCCGGGTCACGATCGTGACGGTCTCGAAGGAGCAACACGAGTACGTCGAGAAGCTCGTCGTCGAACACGGGCTCGTCGATCGCGTCGACGCCCGACTGCAGGACTTCCAGACGCTCGAGGGTTCCTACGACCGGATCGTGTCGGTGGAGATGATGGAGTCGATCCCCAAACAGCTGTGGAACCCATTCTTCCGGCAGCTCCGTGCGCGCGTGCGTTCCGGAGGATCGATCGGCCTGCAGCTGATCGTGGTCGCCGACCGTCATTGGCGTGAGTCCGACGAGCACCCCGACTTCGTCCGACGCTACATCTTCCCGGGCGGGCAGGTGCCCGCGCCGCGGGTGCTCCACGAGCTCGCCGCGCGACATCGGCTCGCCTGGCGCGAGGACGAGGGCTTCGGCGGCTCGTATGCCCGCACGCTCGGGTGCTGGCTCGAGCGCTTCGACGCGGCGTGGCCCGGCATCTCGACGATGGGCTTCGACGAGCGCTTCCGCCGCATGTGGCGCTACTACCTCGCGTACTGTGGCGCGGGCTTCGCGAGCGGCCGCACCGACGTGCGGCAGATCGTGCTCGACCCGGCCTGACCCGTTCCGCGTCGGCGGTGGCGGCCTCGGCCCGATGGCGGGGGAAATCGGCCGAACGTCGCTTCCCCTGCCGCGCAGGTCAAGACGAGAGCCGGCCGACGCCGATACGTGCAGCAGCGGGTGTCCTAGCGCACCCGCGTCGTCGAACCGCGGACCGAGATCGAGGTCGGGACGTCGCGGACGGAGACGACCGGGCGTCCCTCGAGCACGTCGACCAGCAGCGTCGCGGCCACCTCACCCAGCCGGTCCTGGTTGAGCTCGAGCGTCGTGAGTCCGGGATGCGCCGACGCCGCGAGCCCCACCTCCGCGATCGTCGCGACGAGTAGCTCGCCGGGCAGGGCCACGCCCGCCTCGCGAGCGGCGGCGGTCAGCTCCACGGCCTGGCGCTCGTAGAGGCAGAACACGCCGTCTGGACGGTCGTCGCGCTCGAGGAACGCCGCCGCGCCGGCGCGGAGCTCCTCAGACGACGCCGTGGAATCGGCATCGACCGTGTGCACGAACGGTCGCTCCCCGCGGTCGGCGCACCATGCGCGGTAGGCGGCGACCGCGTCCTCGGAGAAGGTCTCGAACGTGCGCAGGCCGATCACGCCGACCCTGCCGGCGCCCGCCTCCACCAGGTGGTCGAGCATTGACCGAGTTGCCGCCGCCCGATCGTTCTCGACGACGAGGTCGCCCGGTTCGCCGTGCGGGTCGCGGCCGACGAACACGATCGGCGCCCCCCGGCCCCGGAGCATCGACAGGGTCGCGTCTCCGTCGGCCGGGTCGATCACGATCACGCCGTCGAGCGGGAGGCGGCCCCACGTCTCGGGACCGGCGGTGGAGGGAGCGACGACGAGCGCGTAGCCGCGTCCGACCGCCGCCCGTGTGGCGCCGTTCATCAACGCGACGTAGTAGTCGATCTGCGTGAACGCGATCGGAGCGTTCCCGGGCAGCGAGACCACCGTGGCGATCATGCCGGTGCGCCCGCTCGCCAGGCTCTGGGCGACCGGGTGCGGGGTGTAGCCGAGGTCGGTCGCGATGCGGCGGACCCGCAGCCGCGTCTCCTCGGTGAGCCGGCCCTTGCCGCTCAGCGCGTGCGAGACCGTCGTGATGGACACACCGGCGGCCTCCGCCACGTCCTTGATACCGACCCTGCGCTTGGCTCCGTTCGACGGACGGCTCATGCGCCGACCCCGAGACCGGTCGATACCTCGCCTTTCGGCCGCGTGAGCCGCAGTGCGACCACGATCGTCAGCAGCGAGACCACCATGACGATCGCCGCCACCGCGTTGATCACGGGCGTCACGCCGAAGCGGATCATCGAGTACACCTTGATCGGGAACGTGATCGACGTCGGGCCCGAGTTGAAGAAGGCGATCACGAACTCGTCGATCGACAATGTGAAGGCGACGAGCGCCCCGGCGATCACGCCCGGCAGGATCGCCGGCAGCGTCACGAGCAGGAACGTCGTGACCGGGTTCGCCCCGAGGTCCGCGGCGGCCTCTTCGATCCGCCGGTCGAAGTAGCCGAGCCTCGTCCGCACGATCGCGGCCACGAAGATCATGTCGAACACCACGTGGGCGATCACGATCGTCTGCAGGCCGAGCGTGAACCGCAGCAGGTTGAAGAACGAGAGCAGCCCGATAGCGAGCACGATATCGGGGATCACCGCCGGCAGGAACAGCGCGCTGTCGAGGACGCGGCTTCGCACCGTGCGCTGCAGCCCGAGCGCGAGCAGCGTGCCGAGCACGACCGAGATCGCGGTGACGAAGCCCGCCACGATCAACGAGTTCTTGATCGCCGCGAGCAGCTCCTCGTCACCGACGAGGTCCCGGTACCACTGCAGGGAGAAGCCTTCCCAGACGGTGGGCAGCCCCGAGCTGTTGAACGACAGGAACACGAGCACCGCGATCGGAAGGTAGAGGAACGCGAACAACAGCCCCATATGCACTCGCAGGGAGCGGCTACGCCGGACGGCCATGTTCCACCTCCTGCGTCCGCCGGAGCACCTGCGCCTGCACGGCCAGCACCACGAACATCAGCACGATCACCGACATCGCGAGCACGGCGCCGAACGGCCAGTCACGCGCGGTCAGGAACTGCTGTTGGATCACGTTACCGATCATCACTGTCTGCCCGCCCCCGAGCAGGTCCGGCACGATGAAGTTCCCGAGGCTCGGCACGAAGACGAAGATGCACCCCGCCACGATGCCGGGCAGCGTGAGGGGGACCGTGACCCTCCACAGCGTCTGGGCAGGGGTCGCGTACAGATCGGCCGCCGCTTCCGACGCCTGCGGCCCGAGGCGCTCGAGCGAGGCGTAGATCGGCAACACCATCAGCGGCAGATACGCGTAGACGAGGCCGAGCGTCACCGCGAACTCGTTGTAGAGCAGTGGCAGCGGCTCGTCGATCACGCCGATGCCCATCAGCACCCTGTTGATCAGGCCGGCAGGGTTCAGCAGCACCATCCAGGCGTAGGTCCTGATCAGGAAGCTCGTCCAGAACGGCAGGATCACGAGCACGAGCAGCGGCACCCGCCAGCGTGACGACGCCCGCGCGATGAACAACGCCGCCGGAAAGGCGAGCACCAGCGCCACCGCCGTCGCGATCGACGCGATGCGCACGGAGGTCCACAGCACGCCGATGTAGAGCGGATCGAGGGCGCGGACGTAGTTCTTCAGGGTCGGCTCGTAGATCACGCCGCCGTAGGGGCCCCTGCTGAAGAACGAGTACGCGATCAGCACCCCGACCGGGACCAGGAAGAAGACGAGCCACCACGCCGTACCCGGCCCGAGCAGCACGACGCGCGGGCCCCAGACCCGGCCGCGGGCTCGCCGGGCCGGGGCCGCCGCGGTGCTCATGACCGGTGGAGCGGTCGCCTCACGCCTTGATCTCGGTCGCGGCCTCCGACCACAGGACCGTGCCCTCCTCACCCAGGTCGGTCTGTACCTCCTGCTCGAAGAGCTCGGCGGGCGAGATCGCGAGCGTCGGGTAGTCCTCGATCACCGCGGGGTCGACCGCGGCCATCACCTCGGCGTTCGGCATCTTGTAGAACGTGAACTCGACGATCGACTTCCCGACGTCCGGGCGCAGGATGTAGTCGATGAACGCATGGGCGGCGGCCTTGTTCTCGGAGGCCTCGAGCACGACCATCGTGTCGACCCAGAGATCGCTGCCCTCGTCGGGGATCACGAACTGGATGGTCTCCGGGTCCTTCACCTCGAGCCGCCCGTACTCGCACCACCCGTCCCACGCATGCACCAGGCTGGCCTCGCCGGACGCGAGCTTCGAGTAGAAGGTCGTGTCGTCGAACGCGAGCAGGTTCTCCTTGGCCTCCATCGTCCACGCCTTCGCCTCGTCGATCTCGGCGGGGTCGGTCGTGTTGACCGAGTACCCGAGGCTCAGCAGCGCCGGCTGCAGTAACCAGCGGTCGGTGCCGAGCATCGTCATCTTCTGATCGGTGTCGGCCGCCGCCGTGTGGAAGGCCTCCCAGGAGCTCGGCGTCTCCGAGAGGAGGTCGCTTCGGTAGCAGATGCCCGTCGTGCCCCACGTGTAGGGCACCGAGTGGGTGTTCCCCGGGTCGAACGCGAGCTGTGTCGCCTCGGGGTCGAGGTTCGCGAGGTTCGGGATCTGGGAATGGTCGAGCTCGGCAGCGTACCCCAGCCCTTGCAGGGCCTGAACGAACGGGCCGGACACGAAGACGAGGTCGAAGCCCGTGCCGTTCGCGGCAGTGAGCTTGCCCATGATGTCTTCGTTCGTCGTATGGAGCGCGTACTCGACGTTGACCCCGGTCTCCTCCTCGAACCCCTTGATCACCGACTTCGGCATGTAGAGGTCCCAGTTCGAGACCGTGAGCGTGGTGCCGCTGATGTCGACCGGCCCGGCCGAGGTCGCCGCATCGTCGACGGGCGGCGTCTCACCCCCCTCGTCAGATCCACAGGCCGCGAGCACGAGCACCGCGACCGACATGAGCGCTGCGAGACGAAGGAACCGCTGACGCATCCTGACGCACCCCCCAGGGATATCCCGGACCGACCTGTCGACAAGGTGTACGGAGAAAGGTCGGCGTGAAGCGCATGGTATAACCCACCTGAAAGGGATGCGCAAGCGCTTTTGCACCGGAGGGGACGTCTTGCGCGCGAGACATGATGCGGCGGAGGGTGGAACGAGCGAAGGGGGATCTCGAGATGGACGAACGGCTCACGATCGTGTTCATGCCCGAGAGCGCGTACGGGCCCACGAACAACTGCATCGGCATCGGCAAGATCCTCGAGCAGCGCGGTCACCGGGTCGTCTTCGCCGCCGAGGCATCGTGGAAGGGCAAGCTCGAGCCACTGGGGTTCGAGGAGGATCTCGTCGACCTCGCCCCCCCGCCCGAGGGCGACGACGAGCAGGATGCCGGCCAGTTCTGGATCGACTTCATCAGCGAGACCGCGCCCGAATTCCGCAAGCCGACGATCGAACAGCTCTCCACGTTCATCGAGCCCGTCTTCGCCTCGTTGATCGACGGCGCCACCTACTGCGAGCCGCAGCTGAAGGGGATCCTCGACCGCGCCCGACCCGACGTGATCGTCGAGGACAACGTGAACACGTTCCCCGCGTTGATGACCCACGGCGCGCCGTGGGTCCGCATCATGAGCTGCAACCCGCTCGAGATGAAGGACCCGGCGCTCCCGCCGACGTTCAGCGGGTACCCGATCGACGACGAAGGCGAGTGGGCGGCGTTCCGTGAGGAATACGATCGGTCGCATCGCGAGACGTGGGACCGGTACAACGCGTTCGTGATCGACGCCGGCGCCCCGCCGCTCCCCGACCTCGAGTTCATCCACGAGTCCGACGTGCTGAACCTCTCGGTGTACCCGGCGGTCGCCGACTACCCGCGGTCGCGGCCGCTCGCCTCCACGTGGCACCGCCTCGAGTCGAGCGTGCGCGAGACGGAGGAGCCGTTCGAGGTGCCGGCGTCGCTCA encodes:
- a CDS encoding nucleotide disphospho-sugar-binding domain-containing protein, with translation MDERLTIVFMPESAYGPTNNCIGIGKILEQRGHRVVFAAEASWKGKLEPLGFEEDLVDLAPPPEGDDEQDAGQFWIDFISETAPEFRKPTIEQLSTFIEPVFASLIDGATYCEPQLKGILDRARPDVIVEDNVNTFPALMTHGAPWVRIMSCNPLEMKDPALPPTFSGYPIDDEGEWAAFREEYDRSHRETWDRYNAFVIDAGAPPLPDLEFIHESDVLNLSVYPAVADYPRSRPLASTWHRLESSVRETEEPFEVPASLSDGDGSLVYLSLGSLGSADVELMRRLVAVLSETPHRYIVSKGPRADEIDLPDNMWGEARVPQTSIIPHCDLVITHGGNNTTTEAFHFGKPMIVLPLFWDQYDNAQRVDELGFGARLDTYGFEDRELRDAVGRLAGDEDLHRRMRAAGEAIRAHDGTRVAADLIEVAALEGRKG
- a CDS encoding FAD-dependent oxidoreductase, whose amino-acid sequence is MKIAVIGSGISGLGAAWALSRHHAVTVFEAEDRLGGHANTVEIEDRGRLVPVDTGFIVYNERNYPNLVRLFEATGVATEPSDMSFSVSADRGAFEYRARALGLLAQPSNLLRPSYRRMAREIVRFSREAKALIGRAPAESTADWLRRAGYSSAFRDDFLLPMVACIWSSNLRQMLSYPAATMAGFLDNHGLLDLGNRPQWRTVTGGSREYVRRVAASLDDVRLATPIASVQREADSVLVRDPNGHAERFDHVVVATHADTALAMLGRDATPEERGLLSAFRYQENLAVLHYDPATMPQRRRAWSSWNYQARERSLEGERAVSLTYWMNLLQNLDTERPVFVTLNPIEEPRDRITSFVYHHPQYDRASVDAQSALPSVQGVRRTWFCGSYCGYGFHEDGLRAGLGVAASLGAPAPWTTEPRVPADVSTIEPEPVPVG
- a CDS encoding ABC transporter permease; the protein is MSTAAAPARRARGRVWGPRVVLLGPGTAWWLVFFLVPVGVLIAYSFFSRGPYGGVIYEPTLKNYVRALDPLYIGVLWTSVRIASIATAVALVLAFPAALFIARASSRWRVPLLVLVILPFWTSFLIRTYAWMVLLNPAGLINRVLMGIGVIDEPLPLLYNEFAVTLGLVYAYLPLMVLPIYASLERLGPQASEAAADLYATPAQTLWRVTVPLTLPGIVAGCIFVFVPSLGNFIVPDLLGGGQTVMIGNVIQQQFLTARDWPFGAVLAMSVIVLMFVVLAVQAQVLRRTQEVEHGRPA
- a CDS encoding ABC transporter permease; the protein is MAVRRSRSLRVHMGLLFAFLYLPIAVLVFLSFNSSGLPTVWEGFSLQWYRDLVGDEELLAAIKNSLIVAGFVTAISVVLGTLLALGLQRTVRSRVLDSALFLPAVIPDIVLAIGLLSFFNLLRFTLGLQTIVIAHVVFDMIFVAAIVRTRLGYFDRRIEEAAADLGANPVTTFLLVTLPAILPGVIAGALVAFTLSIDEFVIAFFNSGPTSITFPIKVYSMIRFGVTPVINAVAAIVMVVSLLTIVVALRLTRPKGEVSTGLGVGA
- a CDS encoding cyclopropane-fatty-acyl-phospholipid synthase family protein; the protein is MNALVGAAERRILDIVGARVRAGRASITLPDGTHRLYDGRDPGPAAHVTLHRWRPLRLVTTTGAIGLADAYVRGDYDVDDLEAFLELCALHLEPRYRDPVPAWLHRFGRWAWRVLGDPSRPRGPLTDIVQHYDLGNDFYAEWLDETMTYSSGIFDAGDSLADAQRRKYRRLAARTGVQEGDHVLEIGSGWGGFAVYLAGELGCRVTIVTVSKEQHEYVEKLVVEHGLVDRVDARLQDFQTLEGSYDRIVSVEMMESIPKQLWNPFFRQLRARVRSGGSIGLQLIVVADRHWRESDEHPDFVRRYIFPGGQVPAPRVLHELAARHRLAWREDEGFGGSYARTLGCWLERFDAAWPGISTMGFDERFRRMWRYYLAYCGAGFASGRTDVRQIVLDPA
- a CDS encoding DUF1365 domain-containing protein, producing MTVHSALYLGTVMHERSFPRRHRLSYGVWYLLADLDELPELDRRVPGFGLNRPAPVSFHEVDHGARDGSPLRPWIEGRLAEGGVDIEGGPVRVLTFPRVFGYAFNPISVWFCHGPDGDLRAILYEVSNTFGEWHDYLVPVSPGDVTGNGRGRSVRTVFDKELFVSPFIDMAATYDFSTRVPDERVSVVVRETAAGGRVLVATLGARRRPLTGRSLVSVLLRYPLVTVKVIGGIHWEALKLWRKGAPYRRRGAPPASPMTVVHGANRPARVPSGMGSDRGTLVR
- a CDS encoding spermidine/putrescine ABC transporter substrate-binding protein, translating into MRQRFLRLAALMSVAVLVLAACGSDEGGETPPVDDAATSAGPVDISGTTLTVSNWDLYMPKSVIKGFEEETGVNVEYALHTTNEDIMGKLTAANGTGFDLVFVSGPFVQALQGLGYAAELDHSQIPNLANLDPEATQLAFDPGNTHSVPYTWGTTGICYRSDLLSETPSSWEAFHTAAADTDQKMTMLGTDRWLLQPALLSLGYSVNTTDPAEIDEAKAWTMEAKENLLAFDDTTFYSKLASGEASLVHAWDGWCEYGRLEVKDPETIQFVIPDEGSDLWVDTMVVLEASENKAAAHAFIDYILRPDVGKSIVEFTFYKMPNAEVMAAVDPAVIEDYPTLAISPAELFEQEVQTDLGEEGTVLWSEAATEIKA
- a CDS encoding LacI family DNA-binding transcriptional regulator gives rise to the protein MSRPSNGAKRRVGIKDVAEAAGVSITTVSHALSGKGRLTEETRLRVRRIATDLGYTPHPVAQSLASGRTGMIATVVSLPGNAPIAFTQIDYYVALMNGATRAAVGRGYALVVAPSTAGPETWGRLPLDGVIVIDPADGDATLSMLRGRGAPIVFVGRDPHGEPGDLVVENDRAAATRSMLDHLVEAGAGRVGVIGLRTFETFSEDAVAAYRAWCADRGERPFVHTVDADSTASSEELRAGAAAFLERDDRPDGVFCLYERQAVELTAAAREAGVALPGELLVATIAEVGLAASAHPGLTTLELNQDRLGEVAATLLVDVLEGRPVVSVRDVPTSISVRGSTTRVR